The Burkholderia pyrrocinia genome includes a region encoding these proteins:
- the tssI gene encoding type VI secretion system tip protein VgrG, with amino-acid sequence MNRVFTLDSPHGDDLKFHTLDGSEELGRLFEFRIEALADSHSLSLKDMLGKPVTVRIEQQDLSTRYLNGIVARASLAGRRAERHYGYELVVRPWLWLATRRSDCRIFQNKTVPEIVQEVLSSYGFPIENHLAETYVPREYCVQYNETDAAFVSRLMEFEGIYYWFRHAEDTHTLMLSDAMSSHTALPGYETIPYIARDRTAIADEEHIDGWLPAQEVSVGKHQTTDYDYTKPRADLSSQKVDPRGHDHDSFASFEWPGGYRDDAPGAHYSRVRLEEQQAEHERANADTDVRGVAPGYLFTLEHCPRADQNREYLIVRCQYRFQENAYASDQGAEAVVHQSMTLVQPSSLPYRSPRDTPRPRTNGPQTATVVGPPGEEIWTDQYGRVKLQFRWDRYGQSNQDSSCWVRVSSPWAGGGFGGVQIPRVADEVVVDFLNGDPDEPIVTGRVYNGEKMPPWGLPGSATQSGMLSRSSPGGTTEHANAFRFEDKKGAEQLWMHAERNFDAETEADHSLSVGHDHTHTVGNDETMQVKNNRQRSVGQNETVNIGQNRVAQIAVDETHGVGGNRTRTVGKNETVTVAANRDATIGGIHTETVAKAKTETIGEGKTLNVGQMYQTTSQDMKTLVASAHTEEIGTRTSTIANAHTHTVGGEHTVNVGANHTTSVQHQVLVNAGDQLSLVCGMSSIVMKSDGTITIQGVKVASTGSESHSVRGTTVTSSATGEHTVEGTILKLNP; translated from the coding sequence GTGAATCGCGTCTTCACACTCGACAGCCCGCACGGCGACGACCTGAAATTCCATACGCTCGACGGCAGCGAGGAACTCGGCCGCTTGTTCGAATTCCGGATCGAGGCGCTGGCCGACAGCCACAGCCTGTCGCTGAAGGACATGCTCGGCAAGCCCGTGACCGTCCGGATCGAACAGCAGGACCTGTCGACGCGCTACCTGAACGGGATCGTCGCGCGCGCGTCGCTGGCCGGCCGGCGCGCCGAGCGGCATTACGGTTACGAGCTGGTCGTACGCCCGTGGCTGTGGCTCGCGACGCGCCGCTCCGATTGCCGGATCTTCCAGAACAAGACCGTGCCCGAGATCGTGCAGGAGGTGCTGTCGTCGTATGGGTTTCCGATCGAGAATCACCTCGCCGAAACGTATGTGCCGCGCGAGTACTGCGTGCAGTACAACGAGACCGATGCCGCATTCGTGTCGCGGCTGATGGAATTCGAGGGCATCTATTACTGGTTCCGGCATGCCGAGGACACGCATACGCTGATGCTGAGCGACGCGATGTCGTCGCACACGGCGCTGCCCGGCTACGAGACGATTCCGTACATCGCGCGCGACCGCACCGCGATTGCCGATGAGGAACACATCGACGGCTGGCTGCCCGCGCAGGAGGTGAGCGTCGGCAAGCATCAGACCACCGACTACGACTATACGAAGCCACGCGCCGATCTTTCGTCGCAGAAGGTCGATCCGCGTGGACACGATCACGACAGCTTCGCTTCGTTCGAGTGGCCGGGCGGCTATCGCGACGATGCGCCCGGTGCGCATTACAGCCGCGTGAGGCTCGAGGAACAGCAGGCCGAGCACGAGCGGGCGAATGCCGATACCGACGTGCGTGGTGTGGCGCCCGGGTATCTGTTCACGCTGGAGCATTGCCCGCGTGCCGACCAGAACCGCGAGTACCTGATCGTGCGGTGTCAGTACCGGTTTCAGGAAAACGCTTATGCGAGCGATCAGGGCGCGGAGGCCGTCGTGCATCAATCGATGACGCTCGTGCAGCCGTCGAGTTTGCCTTATCGATCTCCGCGCGACACACCACGGCCGCGGACCAACGGGCCGCAGACAGCGACCGTCGTCGGGCCGCCGGGCGAGGAAATCTGGACCGATCAGTACGGGCGCGTGAAGCTGCAGTTTCGCTGGGATCGGTACGGGCAGAGCAATCAGGATTCTTCGTGCTGGGTGCGGGTGTCGAGTCCTTGGGCCGGCGGCGGGTTTGGAGGCGTGCAGATTCCGCGTGTGGCCGATGAGGTGGTCGTCGATTTTCTGAATGGCGATCCGGATGAGCCGATCGTGACGGGGCGCGTTTATAACGGCGAGAAGATGCCGCCTTGGGGGCTGCCGGGGAGTGCGACGCAGAGCGGGATGCTGTCGCGGTCGTCGCCGGGCGGGACGACCGAGCATGCGAATGCGTTCCGGTTCGAGGACAAGAAGGGCGCGGAGCAGCTTTGGATGCATGCGGAAAGGAATTTCGATGCGGAGACGGAGGCCGATCATTCGCTTTCTGTCGGGCACGATCACACGCATACGGTCGGGAACGACGAGACGATGCAGGTGAAGAACAACCGGCAACGGAGTGTGGGGCAGAACGAGACGGTGAATATCGGGCAGAACCGGGTCGCGCAAATCGCGGTGGATGAGACGCATGGGGTGGGTGGGAATCGAACGCGAACGGTCGGGAAGAACGAAACCGTGACGGTCGCCGCGAATCGCGACGCGACCATTGGTGGAATACATACCGAGACGGTTGCGAAAGCCAAGACCGAAACGATCGGGGAAGGCAAGACGCTGAATGTCGGACAGATGTATCAGACGACGTCGCAGGACATGAAGACGCTGGTTGCGTCGGCGCATACCGAAGAGATCGGCACGCGCACGTCGACGATCGCGAACGCGCATACGCACACGGTCGGCGGCGAACACACCGTCAACGTCGGCGCGAACCACACGACGAGCGTGCAGCATCAGGTGCTCGTCAATGCCGGCGATCAGCTTTCGCTTGTCTGCGGGATGTCGAGCATCGTGATGAAGAGCGATGGAACGATCACGATCCAGGGCGTTAAGGTTGCATCGACCGGCTCCGAAAGCCACAGCGTGCGCGGAACGACGGTGACGTCATCGGCCACGGGCGAGCATACGGTCGAAGGGACCATCCTGAAGCTGAATCCGTGA
- the tssH gene encoding type VI secretion system ATPase TssH produces the protein MSDIGRVNLFGKLNPFLYETLEQATGFCRLRGNPYVELAHWFKQMLQRPDGDLQRVLRRFDIDAAAIERGLVAALDRLPRGAGSVSDLSVHIDDAVERAWVYATLKYDATRIRGAMLLLAILKTPQLRNVLVAITREFERIVPDVLADELESIVDGSPEAQPAAQAGAGGDATVRGTPAADGSALARFAVDLTARARAGEIDPVVGRDAEIRQIVDILLRRRQNNPLLVGEAGVGKTAVAEGFALRIAAGDVPPSLRDVALYLLDIGLLQAGASVKGEFESRLRGVIDEAMSSERPAILFIDEVHTLVGAGGAAGTGDAANLLKPALARGLLRTIGATTWSEYKQYIEKDPALTRRFQLVHVHEPEEAAALTMLRGLAAKLEAHHRVLVLDDALQAAVTLSHRYIPARQLPDKAISLLDTACARVAVSQHAVPAPIEDARRRIDSLRVEQERIGRECALGTGDAARRDAIDTDIAAAQAALDQLDARWQTERNALTAIVESRALLLDDDPSRELDADARTAAQVRLAAAQQALADLQGDAPLVLPAVDTHAVAAVVADWTGIPLGRMVRDETQAVLKLADTLGERVVGQRHAVELIAERIQTARAKLDDPTKPHGVFLLCGPSGVGKTETALALADTLYGGEHNAITINMSEFQEAHTVSTLKGAPPGYVGYGQGGVLTEAVRRRPYSVVLLDEIEKAHRDVHEIFFQVFDKGWMEDGEGRDIDFRHTVILLTSNVGADRVMQLCRDPEHLPGVQTLADALRVPLLDVFPAALLGRLTVVPYYPLTDATLARIVALQLRRIEKRIDAHHGIRLRCTDAATALIVERCRTIESGGRMVDAILTHTVMPRISRAILEATLEGRTLASIEVSAADGEFVYRFDEEATA, from the coding sequence ATGTCCGATATCGGCCGCGTCAACCTGTTCGGAAAACTGAATCCGTTTCTCTACGAGACGCTCGAGCAGGCGACCGGATTCTGCCGGCTGCGCGGCAATCCGTACGTCGAGCTCGCGCACTGGTTCAAGCAGATGCTGCAGCGGCCCGACGGCGACCTGCAGCGCGTGCTGCGCCGCTTCGACATCGATGCAGCGGCCATCGAGCGCGGGCTCGTCGCGGCGCTCGACCGGCTGCCGCGCGGCGCGGGATCGGTGTCGGACCTGTCCGTGCACATCGACGACGCGGTCGAACGTGCGTGGGTCTATGCGACGCTGAAATACGACGCGACGCGCATTCGCGGCGCAATGCTGCTGCTCGCGATCCTGAAGACGCCGCAGTTGCGCAACGTGCTGGTGGCGATCACGCGCGAATTCGAGCGCATCGTGCCCGACGTGCTCGCCGACGAACTCGAATCGATCGTCGACGGCTCGCCGGAGGCGCAACCAGCCGCACAGGCAGGCGCGGGAGGCGATGCGACGGTGCGCGGCACACCCGCCGCCGACGGATCGGCGCTCGCGCGCTTCGCCGTCGACCTGACCGCCCGCGCGCGGGCCGGCGAGATCGACCCTGTCGTCGGGCGCGACGCCGAGATCCGCCAGATCGTCGACATCCTGCTGCGGCGCCGGCAGAACAACCCGCTGCTGGTCGGCGAGGCCGGCGTCGGCAAGACCGCCGTCGCGGAAGGTTTCGCGCTGCGGATCGCCGCTGGCGACGTGCCGCCGTCGCTGCGCGACGTCGCGCTGTACCTGCTCGACATCGGGCTGCTGCAGGCCGGTGCGAGCGTGAAGGGCGAGTTCGAGAGCCGGCTGCGCGGCGTGATCGACGAGGCGATGTCGTCCGAGCGGCCGGCGATCCTGTTCATCGACGAAGTGCATACGCTCGTCGGCGCGGGCGGGGCGGCCGGCACCGGCGACGCCGCGAACCTGCTGAAACCCGCGCTCGCGCGCGGCCTGCTGCGCACGATCGGCGCGACCACGTGGTCCGAGTACAAGCAGTACATCGAGAAGGATCCCGCGCTGACGCGGCGCTTCCAGCTCGTCCACGTGCACGAGCCGGAAGAAGCAGCTGCGTTGACCATGCTGCGCGGCCTCGCCGCGAAGCTCGAGGCCCACCACCGCGTGCTCGTGCTCGACGACGCGCTGCAGGCTGCCGTCACGCTGTCGCACCGGTACATCCCCGCCCGGCAGTTGCCGGACAAGGCGATCAGCCTGCTCGATACGGCCTGTGCGCGCGTCGCCGTCAGCCAGCACGCGGTGCCCGCGCCGATCGAGGACGCGCGCCGCCGCATCGACAGCCTGCGCGTCGAACAGGAGCGGATCGGACGGGAGTGCGCGCTCGGCACCGGCGATGCCGCGCGGCGCGATGCGATCGATACCGACATTGCCGCCGCGCAAGCCGCGCTCGACCAACTCGACGCACGGTGGCAGACCGAACGAAACGCATTGACGGCGATCGTCGAATCGCGTGCTTTATTGCTCGACGACGATCCGTCGCGCGAGCTTGATGCGGATGCGCGTACCGCCGCGCAAGTCCGTCTCGCCGCCGCGCAGCAGGCACTGGCCGATCTGCAGGGCGATGCGCCGCTCGTGCTGCCCGCCGTCGATACGCACGCGGTGGCGGCCGTCGTCGCCGACTGGACCGGCATTCCGCTCGGCCGGATGGTACGCGACGAAACGCAGGCCGTGCTGAAGCTTGCCGATACGCTCGGCGAACGCGTCGTCGGCCAGCGGCATGCGGTCGAGCTGATCGCCGAGCGGATCCAGACCGCGCGCGCGAAGCTCGACGATCCGACCAAGCCGCACGGCGTGTTCCTGCTGTGCGGCCCGTCCGGCGTCGGCAAGACCGAGACCGCGCTCGCGCTCGCCGACACGCTGTACGGCGGCGAACACAACGCGATCACGATCAACATGAGCGAGTTCCAGGAAGCGCATACGGTGTCGACGCTGAAGGGCGCGCCGCCCGGCTATGTCGGCTACGGGCAGGGCGGCGTACTCACCGAAGCCGTGCGCCGCCGGCCGTACAGCGTCGTGCTGCTCGACGAGATCGAGAAGGCGCACCGCGACGTGCACGAGATTTTCTTCCAGGTGTTCGACAAGGGCTGGATGGAGGACGGCGAGGGCCGCGACATCGATTTCCGGCATACCGTGATCCTGCTGACGTCGAACGTCGGCGCGGATCGCGTGATGCAGCTTTGCCGCGATCCGGAGCATCTGCCGGGCGTGCAGACGCTCGCCGATGCGTTGCGCGTGCCGCTGCTCGACGTGTTTCCGGCCGCGCTGCTCGGCCGGCTGACTGTCGTGCCGTATTACCCGCTCACCGACGCGACGCTCGCGCGGATCGTCGCGCTGCAACTGCGGCGGATCGAGAAGCGGATCGACGCGCATCACGGGATCCGGCTGCGTTGCACCGATGCGGCAACCGCGCTGATCGTCGAGCGCTGCCGAACGATCGAATCCGGCGGCCGCATGGTCGACGCGATCCTCACGCATACCGTGATGCCACGCATCAGCCGCGCGATCCTGGAGGCGACGCTCGAAGGCCGCACGCTGGCCTCGATTGAGGTGAGCGCGGCGGATGGCGAATTCGTTTACCGGTTCGACGAGGAGGCCACGGCGTGA
- the tssG gene encoding type VI secretion system baseplate subunit TssG produces the protein MRADQRAARHARTLAGAHRQAAGDMKRDTSPDTRPAAETARRDAWWARLRAAPHGYDLFQALRWLDALSPGRAPLGHAARPRDEPVRLGQQPSLAFAASMLAGIHDDGATPPRIAIHGFGLFGPNGPLPTHLTEYAHERAAQHDDPTFAAFADLFHHRLILLFYRAWADAQPTVSLDRPERARFDGYIASLVGRAAHGDKPAAQADAGTAADTLAPHARYFHAGHLVRHTRNPEGLVQIVRRHFGVDARIDEHVPQWVAIERSQRCTIRATRPTLRVGAVALGVAVRDAQSRFRIVLGPLSLDAYRRFLPGGPHARQLAQWVREYVGIEFDWDVQLELAADAVPAIALGAPQGIGRTAWLGQRLEPGPARDLVVRYDVRRGGTALHRETA, from the coding sequence ATGCGTGCTGACCAGCGCGCAGCGCGGCACGCTCGCACACTGGCCGGCGCGCATCGGCAGGCGGCCGGCGATATGAAGCGCGACACGTCACCCGATACCCGGCCGGCCGCCGAAACCGCGCGACGCGACGCGTGGTGGGCGCGGCTGCGTGCCGCGCCGCACGGCTACGACCTGTTCCAGGCGCTGCGCTGGCTCGATGCGCTGTCGCCCGGCCGCGCGCCGCTCGGCCATGCCGCGCGACCGCGCGACGAGCCCGTGCGGCTCGGGCAGCAGCCGTCGCTCGCATTCGCGGCGTCGATGCTGGCCGGCATCCATGACGACGGCGCCACGCCGCCGCGCATCGCGATCCACGGTTTTGGCCTGTTCGGCCCGAACGGGCCGTTGCCGACGCACCTGACCGAATACGCGCACGAGCGCGCGGCCCAGCACGACGACCCGACGTTCGCCGCGTTCGCCGACCTGTTCCATCACCGGCTGATCCTGCTGTTCTACCGCGCGTGGGCCGATGCGCAGCCGACGGTGAGCCTCGATCGCCCCGAGCGCGCACGGTTCGACGGCTATATCGCGAGCCTGGTCGGGCGGGCGGCGCACGGCGACAAACCAGCCGCACAAGCCGACGCCGGAACCGCCGCCGACACGCTCGCGCCGCATGCGCGCTATTTCCATGCGGGCCATCTCGTGCGTCACACGCGCAACCCGGAAGGGCTCGTGCAGATCGTGCGCCGGCATTTCGGCGTCGATGCGCGCATCGACGAGCACGTGCCGCAGTGGGTCGCGATCGAGCGCTCGCAGCGCTGCACGATCCGCGCGACGCGGCCGACCTTGCGCGTCGGCGCCGTCGCGCTCGGCGTGGCGGTGCGCGACGCGCAGTCGCGCTTCCGGATCGTGCTCGGCCCGCTGTCGCTCGACGCGTACCGCCGCTTCCTGCCGGGCGGGCCACACGCGCGGCAGCTCGCGCAATGGGTGCGCGAATACGTCGGCATCGAATTCGACTGGGACGTGCAGCTCGAACTGGCGGCCGATGCGGTGCCGGCGATCGCGCTCGGCGCGCCGCAGGGCATCGGCCGCACCGCCTGGCTCGGGCAGCGGCTCGAACCAGGGCCCGCGCGCGACCTCGTCGTCCGCTACGACGTGCGGCGCGGCGGCACGGCCCTTCATCGCGAAACCGCCTAA